In one Brassica oleracea var. oleracea cultivar TO1000 chromosome C9, BOL, whole genome shotgun sequence genomic region, the following are encoded:
- the LOC106318925 gene encoding 3-oxoacyl-[acyl-carrier-protein] synthase III, chloroplastic: MANASGFFAHPSISSMRSRTHLPIAVSGSGFCVSKRFSKRVLCSSLSSLDNNASPSPSQYRPPRLVPSGCKLIGSGSAVPSLLISNDDLAKIVDTNDEWIATRTGIRNRRVVSGKDSLVGLAVEAATKALEMAEVAPEDIDLVLMCTSTPDDLFGAAPQIQKALGCTKNPLAYDITAACSGFVLGLVSAACHIRGGGFKNVLVIGADSLSRFVDWTDRGTCILFGDAAGAVVVQACDIEDDGLYSFDVHSDGDGRRHLNASVKESQTDGALSSNGSALGDFPPKQSSYSCIQMNGQEVFRFAVKCVPQSLESALQKAGLPASSIDWLLLHQANQRILDSVATRLQFPPERVISNLANYGNTSAASIPLALDEAVRSGKVKPGHTIATSGFGAGLTWGSAIVRWR, encoded by the exons ATGGCGAATGCATCTGGTTTCTTCGCTCATCCTTCGATTTCCTCAATGCGAAGCAGAACCCACCTCCCGATTGCAGTTTCTGGATCTGGGTTTTGCGTTTCGAAACGATTCTCCAAAAGGGTCCTCTGCTCTAGCCTCAGCTCCCTCGATAACAATGCTTCTCCTTCTCCTTCTCAATACCGACCACCCAG GCTAGTACCGAGCGGCTGCAAACTGATTGGATCTGGTTCAGCTGTCCCAAGTCTTCTGATTTCTAATGATGATCTCGCAAAGATTGTCGATACTAATGATGAGTGGATAGCTACTCGCACTGGTATCCGCAACCGCAGAGTTGTATCAGGCAAAGATAGCTTGGTTGGCTTAGCAGTGGAAGCAGCAACCAAAGCCCTTGAAATGGCAGAAGTTGCTCCTGAGGATATTGACTTAGTCTTGATGTGTACCTCCACTCCTGATGATCTCTTCGGTGCTGCTCCACAG ATTCAGAAGGCGCTTGGTTGCACAAAGAACCCTTTGGCATATGATATCACAGCTGCTTGTAGTGGATTTGTTTTGGGTCTAGTCTCAGCTGCTTGTCATATAAGAG GAGGCGGTTTTAAGAATGTTTTAGTGATTGGAGCTGATTCTTTATCTCGCTTTGTTGATTGGACTGATAGAGGAACTTGCATTCTCTTTGGAGATGCTGCTGGTGCTGTGGTTGTTCAG GCTTGTGACATTGAGGATGATGGGTTATATAGTTTTGATGTGCACAGCGATGGAGACGGTCGTAG ACATTTGAATGCTTCTGTTAAAGAATCCCAAACCGATGGTGCCTTGAGCTCCAATGGGTCAGCGTTGGGTGACTTTCCACCAAAGCAATCTTCATATTCGTGCATTCAGATGAATGGACAAGAAGTGTTTCGCTTTGCTGTCAAATGCGTTCCCCAATCTCTGGAGTCTGCTTTACAAAAAGCTGGTCTTCCTGCTTCTTCCATTGATTGGCTCCTCCTTCATCAG GCAAACCAGAGAATATTAGACTCTGTGGCTACAAGGCTTCAGTTTCCACCGGAACGAGTGATATCAAACTTGGCTAATTACGGTAACACAAGCGCTGCTTCTATCCCTCTAGCTCTTGATGAGGCGGTGAGAAGCGGGAAAGTTAAACCGGGACATACCATAGCCACTTCCGGTTTTGGAGCCGGTTTAACTTGGGGTTCAGCAATTGTCAGGTGGAGATGA